The Candidatus Aenigmatarchaeota archaeon genome has a segment encoding these proteins:
- a CDS encoding molybdopterin-dependent oxidoreductase, with protein sequence MNVSTICAYCGCGCRLNFLVEDGKIKKVLPEKDDEVSEGKPCIKGLSLGEVREKGRILKPMIRNGKGLKEVSWDDAYKYIYKKTKDVDPDDIFFVPSGKITNEDNFVIQKFARIVFKTNNVDGCCSRLCHISTVRGLIDNFGNGAIPTKMNDIYDRDCLFIIGSNPASNYPVIFNRILKIKDKAKIISIQPITARISEFSDISIIINPGTETVLLNGIMNVLIEKKVYDKKVESFEGFKALSEVVKSYPPEKVCDICGIKDSEFNEIVSVIENSKRFGVLHGMGLTQHTNAIENIHSLLNLIILKDGRLLSCRGEVNVQGVGDMGCSPNLSPLGQFQNMEEVEKIWGVKLPFSRGRNIIESFVISPAKVAFISGFNPAQSLPDLDRVHKNLKKMFLVVQEPYFNLTTNFAKVILPTPILMERNGTITNGERRVRPVRKVVEPMGESKPEWLIFKEFSSFFDCSNFFEYKNEKDIFYEITKVIPAYRNINVEKVYKGEDEFADKEVRFCRFIPEQFEGVEDVRSKKYPFILTTFRSQFHFLTDEMSSKSETLNKFDGPFCYINPEDARDLDLKDGDIVKITSSVSSVSGEVKIDNKIPKGVVGAHFHFEKFLVNKLFPAQFDEETFTPNYKLVSVNIRKIKTKNS encoded by the coding sequence ATGAATGTCAGCACAATATGTGCCTATTGTGGATGTGGGTGTAGACTAAATTTTCTTGTAGAAGATGGGAAAATAAAAAAGGTTTTACCTGAAAAGGATGATGAAGTCAGCGAAGGAAAACCCTGTATAAAGGGCTTGAGTTTAGGGGAAGTCAGGGAAAAAGGGAGAATATTAAAACCAATGATAAGAAATGGAAAAGGATTGAAGGAAGTTTCATGGGATGATGCTTACAAGTATATTTATAAGAAAACAAAAGATGTTGACCCGGACGATATTTTCTTTGTGCCATCTGGAAAAATAACAAATGAAGACAACTTTGTAATTCAAAAGTTTGCAAGAATTGTTTTTAAAACAAATAATGTTGACGGCTGTTGCTCGAGGTTATGTCATATTTCCACAGTAAGGGGGCTTATTGACAACTTTGGTAATGGGGCAATACCCACCAAGATGAATGATATTTATGATAGAGATTGCCTGTTTATCATAGGTTCCAACCCAGCATCTAATTATCCTGTGATATTCAACAGGATACTTAAAATTAAAGACAAAGCTAAAATAATTTCCATTCAACCTATAACCGCGAGAATTTCTGAATTTTCAGATATTTCAATTATAATAAACCCGGGAACCGAGACTGTCCTATTGAATGGGATAATGAATGTGCTGATAGAAAAAAAAGTTTATGATAAAAAGGTGGAAAGTTTTGAAGGCTTCAAGGCCTTGAGTGAGGTTGTAAAATCCTATCCCCCAGAAAAAGTCTGTGATATTTGTGGAATAAAAGATTCTGAATTCAATGAAATAGTGTCAGTTATAGAAAATTCTAAAAGATTTGGAGTTCTTCATGGCATGGGTCTGACTCAGCACACAAATGCAATAGAAAACATCCATAGTCTGCTAAACCTCATAATCCTTAAGGATGGAAGGTTGCTCTCATGCAGAGGTGAGGTTAATGTTCAGGGTGTTGGTGATATGGGTTGTTCTCCTAATCTTTCCCCTTTAGGTCAATTCCAAAATATGGAGGAAGTTGAGAAAATTTGGGGTGTAAAATTACCTTTTTCCAGGGGAAGAAATATTATAGAATCATTTGTAATATCCCCAGCAAAGGTAGCATTCATCTCCGGATTTAATCCAGCACAATCTCTCCCTGATCTTGACAGAGTTCACAAAAATCTCAAAAAAATGTTTCTAGTTGTTCAAGAGCCGTACTTCAATCTCACCACAAACTTTGCTAAAGTCATACTTCCGACTCCAATACTCATGGAAAGGAATGGTACAATAACAAATGGGGAAAGGAGAGTCAGGCCTGTAAGAAAAGTTGTTGAACCCATGGGCGAAAGTAAACCTGAATGGTTGATATTCAAGGAATTTTCAAGTTTTTTTGATTGCTCAAATTTTTTTGAGTACAAGAATGAGAAAGATATTTTCTATGAAATTACTAAGGTTATCCCAGCCTACAGAAATATAAATGTTGAAAAGGTTTACAAAGGGGAAGATGAGTTTGCTGACAAAGAAGTAAGGTTTTGCAGGTTTATACCAGAACAGTTTGAGGGTGTGGAGGATGTTAGAAGCAAGAAATACCCATTCATACTAACCACATTTAGGTCCCAATTCCACTTCCTGACTGATGAGATGTCGTCAAAATCAGAAACTTTAAACAAGTTTGACGGGCCTTTCTGTTATATCAACCCAGAGGATGCCAGGGATCTTGATTTGAAAGATGGCGATATTGTAAAGATAACAAGTTCTGTGAGTTCGGTCTCAGGTGAGGTGAAAATAGACAATAAAATACCAAAGGGTGTTGTGGGCGCACATTTCCACTTTGAAAAGTTTTTGGTAAACAAATTATTTCCGGCCCAATTTGATGAGGAAACATTCACACCCAATTACAAACTCGTATCTGTAAATATCAGGAAGATTAAAACAAAAAATAGTTAA
- the dph2 gene encoding diphthamide biosynthesis enzyme Dph2 → MTEMDKIVSELKKINAKRILVQYPEGLITKIIEISKKLEDEGFEVLLSMEPCYGACDIRDLEARRLGCDAVLHIGHSDFGLEQEIPVIFWEYKLDVDPIPILEKEFQKLKPFKKVGLLTSIQYVDSLPKVKDYLEKNGKEVLIHKTLKYPGQILGCCVYSAEAIEDGVDCFLFVGSGFFHPLSVAIKVEKPTLSLDLERKKILDMEEEKRKWLRKRAWYESKIEEAKKIGIVVSWKKGQNRIEEALKLKDELENKGKEVHILAFDSFSKEKLEGLKIDALINMACPRIDEEVFI, encoded by the coding sequence ATGACCGAAATGGATAAAATTGTCTCAGAACTTAAGAAAATTAATGCCAAAAGAATTTTAGTTCAATACCCTGAAGGTTTGATTACAAAAATAATTGAAATATCAAAAAAATTAGAGGATGAGGGATTTGAGGTCCTGCTTTCCATGGAACCATGCTATGGTGCCTGTGATATAAGGGATCTTGAGGCAAGGAGATTGGGGTGTGATGCTGTTCTACACATAGGTCATTCCGATTTTGGTTTAGAACAAGAAATACCGGTTATTTTTTGGGAATATAAATTGGACGTTGATCCTATACCTATTCTTGAAAAAGAATTTCAAAAATTGAAACCTTTTAAGAAGGTTGGGTTATTGACAAGCATACAATATGTTGATTCATTACCAAAGGTAAAAGACTATCTTGAAAAAAACGGGAAAGAAGTTTTGATTCACAAGACATTAAAATACCCTGGACAGATACTTGGCTGCTGCGTTTATTCTGCCGAGGCCATTGAAGATGGAGTTGACTGCTTTCTGTTTGTTGGTTCCGGTTTTTTTCATCCACTAAGTGTTGCAATTAAAGTGGAAAAACCGACCTTGAGTTTAGATTTAGAGAGAAAGAAAATATTAGATATGGAAGAGGAAAAAAGAAAATGGTTGAGGAAAAGGGCTTGGTATGAAAGTAAGATAGAGGAGGCAAAAAAAATTGGAATAGTTGTCTCTTGGAAAAAGGGACAAAATAGAATAGAAGAAGCATTGAAATTGAAAGATGAGTTGGAAAATAAGGGAAAGGAAGTTCACATCCTGGCATTTGATTCTTTTTCCAAGGAAAAGTTGGAGGGTTTGAAAATTGATGCTTTGATAAACATGGCTTGCCCAAGGATCGACGAGGAAGTTTTCATCTAA
- a CDS encoding RpoL/Rpb11 RNA polymerase subunit family protein — protein sequence MEIKKLRDDDAFMIEIAGESKTFANLIVEELWNDEDVSEAAAIKEHPYMDQPKIFLKMKGKQDPNRTLRDAAKRIEVKIKELEREFSRNIK from the coding sequence ATGGAAATTAAAAAATTAAGAGATGACGATGCATTTATGATAGAAATAGCAGGTGAGAGCAAGACATTTGCAAACCTTATAGTAGAGGAACTTTGGAATGACGAGGATGTCTCAGAAGCCGCTGCAATAAAAGAACATCCATACATGGACCAACCAAAAATTTTCTTGAAAATGAAGGGAAAGCAGGACCCAAACAGGACACTGAGGGATGCCGCAAAGAGGATAGAAGTAAAGATCAAGGAACTAGAGAGGGAATTTTCAAGAAATATCAAGTAA
- a CDS encoding METTL5 family protein, with translation MLTKKHVEIILSKLKNNPNPKPSLEQYEINSNLAAEIVNLAYISGDIKNKIVLDLGCGSGKLAIASSFFKPKKVYGIDIDEKAIKIAIENVKIAEKISGIRIGKKIEFLRMDVSNWAERVDTVVQNPPFGIQNKHADRIFLEKALECSRKVYSLHRSYHKSREFLTKFVEKRGGSVERIVKFEFRLPHTFRFHSRPVVKFDVDLFVFNKIE, from the coding sequence ATGCTGACAAAAAAACATGTAGAAATAATACTTTCAAAGCTGAAAAACAACCCAAATCCTAAGCCTAGTTTAGAACAATATGAGATAAACTCCAATTTGGCGGCAGAAATAGTGAATTTGGCTTATATTTCAGGGGATATAAAAAACAAGATTGTTCTTGATTTAGGTTGTGGTTCCGGAAAATTAGCAATTGCTTCTTCCTTTTTTAAACCAAAAAAGGTTTATGGTATAGATATAGATGAAAAGGCAATAAAAATTGCCATAGAAAATGTTAAAATAGCAGAAAAAATCTCTGGGATTAGAATTGGTAAAAAAATAGAGTTTTTGAGGATGGATGTGTCAAATTGGGCTGAAAGAGTTGATACCGTGGTTCAAAACCCACCTTTTGGTATTCAAAATAAGCATGCTGATAGAATTTTCCTTGAAAAGGCCTTGGAATGCTCTAGAAAAGTTTATTCCCTTCACAGATCCTACCACAAATCCCGGGAATTCTTGACCAAATTTGTCGAAAAAAGAGGAGGTAGTGTTGAAAGGATAGTAAAGTTTGAATTTAGACTTCCACATACTTTTAGATTTCACAGTAGACCGGTGGTAAAGTTTGATGTGGATTTGTTTGTTTTTAATAAAATTGAATAA
- a CDS encoding CoA-binding protein, whose translation MSLDAFFNPRSVAIIGASHEEGKIGYIVFTNFINGLYKGKVYPVNKKTEPILGYNVYPSVLDIPGDIDLAVVVVPTKFVKDVLSDCVKKRVKSVIIITSGFAEIGNDGKKMEDELKKIVRGTRTRVIGPNCLGVFDSNSNVDTLFLSRKRCGRPGEGNISFISQSGAVGSTILDWLSVEEIGVSKFVSYGNGMDVDESDLIEYLGSDPKTKVITAYIEGLKGPGKKFMEVCRGVSKRKPIIILKAGKTKKGTEAVSSHTGSLAGSGKIYSSAFKQCGVIEAGTWEELFDYAKAFATQPLPRGERVLVVTDGGGFGVLATDEAERCGLNLTNPSSKLKEKLMKHVPPYAILHNPIDLTGDATAERYKLVIEECLKSGEYDGVAVISLFQIPTLDEKIVDYLLELKKHGKPILACAAGGEYSNKMSKKLTQGGIPVYPTPERLIRSMKVLIDYSRSR comes from the coding sequence ATGAGTTTAGATGCTTTTTTCAATCCAAGATCAGTAGCAATAATAGGTGCTTCTCATGAAGAAGGAAAGATAGGATATATAGTATTCACAAACTTTATCAATGGTCTATACAAAGGCAAGGTTTATCCTGTCAACAAAAAAACAGAACCAATACTTGGGTATAATGTTTATCCCTCAGTCCTTGACATACCAGGGGATATAGACCTTGCGGTGGTAGTCGTACCAACAAAATTCGTGAAGGATGTGCTATCCGATTGTGTTAAAAAAAGAGTGAAATCTGTAATTATAATAACAAGCGGGTTTGCAGAAATAGGAAATGATGGCAAAAAAATGGAGGATGAACTGAAGAAAATTGTCAGAGGAACAAGAACAAGGGTTATAGGGCCAAACTGCCTTGGCGTCTTTGATTCTAACTCTAATGTTGATACTTTATTTCTTTCAAGAAAAAGATGTGGCAGACCAGGGGAAGGAAATATCTCATTCATATCCCAATCAGGAGCTGTTGGATCAACTATCCTTGATTGGCTTTCAGTCGAAGAAATAGGTGTTTCAAAATTTGTATCCTATGGAAATGGCATGGATGTTGATGAATCTGACTTAATAGAATATCTTGGTTCAGATCCTAAGACAAAAGTCATAACAGCTTATATAGAGGGTTTAAAAGGTCCCGGAAAAAAATTCATGGAAGTTTGTAGAGGTGTTTCAAAAAGAAAACCAATAATAATACTAAAGGCGGGAAAAACAAAAAAAGGGACAGAAGCCGTATCCTCACACACAGGTTCTCTTGCTGGATCAGGTAAAATATACTCTTCTGCATTCAAGCAATGTGGTGTAATAGAAGCGGGAACATGGGAAGAGTTGTTTGACTATGCCAAAGCCTTTGCAACCCAGCCTCTCCCAAGAGGTGAAAGGGTTCTGGTAGTCACTGATGGGGGTGGTTTTGGGGTCTTGGCAACAGACGAGGCTGAGAGATGTGGTTTAAATCTCACCAACCCCTCAAGTAAACTTAAGGAAAAATTGATGAAACATGTGCCACCATATGCAATACTCCATAATCCAATAGACTTGACGGGGGATGCGACCGCTGAGAGATATAAACTTGTAATAGAAGAATGCCTGAAATCAGGTGAATATGATGGGGTTGCAGTCATATCCCTCTTCCAAATACCAACATTGGATGAAAAGATCGTTGATTATTTGTTGGAATTAAAGAAACACGGTAAACCTATTTTGGCTTGTGCTGCTGGGGGAGAATATTCGAATAAAATGAGTAAGAAACTAACACAGGGTGGAATACCAGTATATCCAACACCAGAAAGGCTGATAAGGAGCATGAAGGTTTTGATAGATTATAGCAGGTCAAGGTGA
- a CDS encoding radical SAM protein yields MLKERKKIDFEISKYSIYYPHRTKFPDLEFLIGDDTKGWRAERNLFKSLNHLEILKKKEKIAEKLGINNIKSEPELFEKNYSILESHYKKIITTDAAIEKIADNVGLSKNDVEFMLNEHFPIGHMEFHPSDICNLNCQGCTYGHGVKGLGPKKIVFPFEHLDKLKALKPKSILFSGGGEPTLYKYKNYNFGDVVEKIHEIMPKTLLALITNGTFVPKGNWVSHLKWVRISIDAATPETYMVFRGKNLFEKVTRNLLKYLNTSIPKVGGTFLYSKININEYVDFARYFYKKVKEEQPNNLCRLNLSYRPLRRNPNDKRKKFPGYITKEDIEKTVKKIIEFANESIEVENFLREQTNIEAVTGGNLQPPMPFKRCYYSQIFHIVRANGDIRPCFVSVLEPDFVLGNIIKDSISSISLNVLFIATLSKKICNPEECKQSHCNYILEQGLLDKFKPLKIPSVAEDPFF; encoded by the coding sequence ATGTTAAAAGAAAGGAAAAAAATTGATTTTGAAATTAGTAAATATTCTATTTATTATCCACATAGAACTAAATTTCCTGATCTGGAATTTCTTATTGGAGATGATACAAAAGGGTGGAGAGCAGAAAGAAATTTATTTAAATCCCTGAACCATTTAGAAATATTAAAGAAAAAGGAAAAAATAGCAGAAAAATTAGGTATTAATAACATTAAAAGTGAACCGGAACTTTTTGAAAAAAATTATTCAATTCTCGAATCTCATTATAAAAAAATTATTACTACAGATGCGGCGATAGAAAAAATTGCGGATAATGTCGGATTATCAAAGAATGATGTAGAATTTATGTTGAATGAACATTTTCCAATTGGGCACATGGAATTCCACCCATCAGATATATGTAATCTCAATTGTCAAGGATGTACATATGGACATGGGGTTAAAGGTTTGGGTCCTAAAAAGATAGTTTTTCCCTTCGAACATTTAGATAAACTTAAGGCATTAAAACCTAAATCAATATTATTTAGTGGGGGCGGTGAACCTACTTTATATAAATACAAGAATTATAATTTTGGAGATGTTGTTGAAAAAATACATGAAATAATGCCAAAAACATTACTCGCCTTAATTACAAACGGAACTTTTGTCCCAAAGGGAAATTGGGTATCTCATTTAAAATGGGTAAGAATATCAATTGATGCTGCAACGCCAGAAACCTATATGGTTTTTAGGGGAAAAAATCTCTTTGAAAAAGTAACAAGAAATTTATTGAAATATCTAAATACGTCAATTCCAAAGGTTGGGGGGACTTTTCTATATTCCAAAATAAATATTAATGAATACGTGGATTTTGCGCGTTATTTTTATAAAAAAGTTAAGGAAGAGCAACCGAATAATTTATGTCGTCTTAATCTTTCATATAGACCTCTTAGGAGAAATCCTAATGATAAAAGAAAAAAATTTCCCGGATATATAACAAAAGAAGATATTGAAAAAACTGTGAAAAAAATTATCGAATTTGCAAATGAGTCGATTGAAGTGGAAAATTTCCTTAGAGAACAAACAAATATAGAGGCTGTTACGGGTGGGAATTTACAACCACCAATGCCTTTTAAAAGATGTTATTACTCTCAAATATTCCATATAGTGAGAGCCAACGGGGATATAAGACCTTGTTTTGTCAGTGTATTAGAACCAGATTTTGTACTAGGTAATATAATAAAAGATTCCATTTCCAGTATCTCATTAAATGTACTTTTCATTGCCACATTAAGTAAAAAAATTTGTAATCCTGAAGAATGTAAACAATCTCATTGTAATTACATTTTAGAACAAGGTTTATTAGATAAATTTAAACCATTAAAAATTCCTAGCGTAGCAGAAGATCCATTTTTTTAG
- a CDS encoding CTP synthase produces MQTKFVFICGGVLSGLGKGLVTSSIGLLLKERGFKTTAVKIDPYVNIDAGTMRPAEHGEVFVTDDGGEIDQDLGNYERFLNVSLTKNNNITTGKVFLNVINNERSFKYEGRDVEIFPDVINEVKRMIVEPSKGFDFCLVEIGGTTGDVENLIFLHAARELGREYPSIYIMVTYVPFLRNVGELKTKPTQHAVAKLREVGIFPDIIITRNEIPLDKPRIETISKRCFVSEDCIFDNPDIENIYEIPLILEKNGLVKKILEKFRMKQVEPNLKKWEDFVNGLKYHDKIVKVGIVGKYFIHGSTKHKDVYISVVEALKHASSKNKIGLEIVGIDSSEVEKNGVNMLKGIDGIIVPQGWGSRGTEGKIKAIEFARVNKIPYLGLCFGMQMAVIEFARNVCGLNGANSTEVDPKTPYPVIHIMPDQEEYLKKKQYGGTIRLGSWPCRLNEKSMIYRIYKKHKKIEDGIIFERHRHRYEFNNEFRVLMEKKGLVIGGVSPDGKLVESIELPESVHPFFIGTQFHPEYKSRPLDPHPLFLEFLNSCVKK; encoded by the coding sequence GTGCAAACAAAGTTTGTGTTTATTTGTGGTGGTGTACTTTCAGGTCTTGGAAAGGGTTTGGTAACTTCTTCAATTGGTCTTCTTCTGAAGGAGAGGGGTTTCAAAACAACCGCTGTCAAGATAGACCCTTATGTAAACATAGATGCAGGAACCATGAGACCGGCTGAGCATGGGGAGGTTTTTGTGACTGACGATGGTGGGGAAATTGACCAGGATCTTGGTAATTATGAAAGATTTTTGAATGTCTCCTTGACAAAAAACAATAACATTACCACAGGAAAGGTTTTTTTGAATGTGATAAACAATGAGAGGAGTTTCAAATATGAGGGAAGGGATGTAGAGATTTTCCCAGATGTTATAAATGAAGTAAAAAGAATGATAGTTGAGCCATCAAAGGGGTTTGACTTTTGTCTTGTGGAAATAGGTGGGACTACAGGAGATGTTGAAAATCTTATATTCCTTCATGCGGCAAGAGAACTGGGAAGAGAATATCCATCCATATATATCATGGTCACTTATGTTCCTTTTTTGAGGAATGTTGGGGAATTGAAGACAAAACCTACACAACACGCAGTTGCAAAACTTAGGGAAGTTGGGATATTTCCTGATATAATTATCACAAGAAATGAGATACCTTTGGATAAACCCAGAATTGAAACCATCTCCAAAAGATGTTTTGTTTCCGAAGATTGCATATTTGATAACCCAGATATTGAGAATATTTATGAGATACCTTTAATTCTTGAGAAAAATGGATTGGTTAAAAAAATACTTGAAAAATTCAGGATGAAGCAAGTTGAACCAAATCTCAAAAAATGGGAGGATTTTGTTAATGGTTTAAAATATCATGATAAAATTGTCAAGGTTGGAATTGTCGGGAAATACTTTATCCATGGTTCAACAAAACATAAGGATGTTTATATATCTGTGGTTGAAGCATTGAAGCATGCCTCCTCAAAAAATAAAATTGGTTTGGAGATAGTTGGAATTGATTCTTCAGAAGTTGAAAAAAATGGTGTGAATATGTTAAAGGGGATTGACGGCATAATTGTACCACAAGGCTGGGGATCTAGGGGAACTGAAGGTAAAATAAAAGCTATTGAGTTTGCTAGAGTCAATAAAATACCTTATTTGGGTTTGTGCTTTGGGATGCAGATGGCTGTCATAGAGTTTGCGAGAAATGTTTGTGGATTGAATGGGGCAAATTCAACAGAAGTTGATCCTAAAACCCCATATCCTGTTATTCATATAATGCCAGACCAAGAGGAATATTTGAAGAAAAAACAGTATGGTGGAACGATAAGGTTAGGTTCCTGGCCATGTAGATTGAATGAGAAAAGTATGATATATAGGATATACAAAAAACACAAAAAGATTGAAGATGGGATTATATTTGAAAGGCATAGGCATAGGTATGAGTTCAACAATGAATTCAGAGTGTTGATGGAAAAAAAAGGTCTTGTTATAGGAGGAGTTTCACCTGATGGTAAATTGGTTGAATCCATTGAATTACCAGAAAGTGTCCACCCATTTTTCATAGGAACACAATTCCATCCAGAATACAAATCAAGACCACTTGATCCTCATCCTCTATTTTTGGAATTTTTAAATTCTTGTGTTAAAAAATAA